The DNA window GTCCGCCAGGGCCAGCGCGTCCAGCTTGAGCAGGCGGCCGATGTCGGTGTAGCGCCAGTCCTCCGCGCGGATGCTGGGGGTGGGCGTGGCGGCGAAGGTGCCGTACGCCGCCAGGCGCGCCTCGCGCAGCCACTCGGGCTCGCCCTTGCGGGCGGCGAGGATCTCCACCTGGTCGCGGGTGAACGCGCCCACCTTCTCCGCGGGGGCGGTCGCCGTGCTGTCTGCCATTGTGTCTCCGGTCCGTCGTATCGTTTTCAAGACGGAAGGCTCTTCGCGCATCCGTCGTCAATTCCAGATGGGCACTCGTCGGAAACGGCGGAACATCGTTTGGGCGAATGCCGGCAGGCCGGCACCGCGCTCTATTCGCCAGGACACGAAACTACCGTGTCCAGGCGAACGGAGCCGCGAAACCGCCCGCGTCTCCGCCCTTCGGGTCACGATCGCTTTCGCGGGCGTCCGCAGCGCCCTCGCATCCCCGTCCACCACCTCGGCGGATGCGCACGGGACGCGACCGCATCACCCGTCCGTGCCCCGGCCATCACCCCGGCCGAAGCGGCGGATGCGATGAATCGCACCCCGACCGGCCGTACCATCGTCCCTCGTCCGAGACGATGTAAGCGGGGTTAGTCCGCGAAGGCGGACTTTGCGCAGTCGTTGCCGCGGTTTCAACCGCCAGGCCGGCCGGGGCGCTTCGCATCTCCCGAAGCACCCCGGCCGAGCCGGTCTACATCAGCCGACCGAGCCTTCCATCTCCAGCTCGATCAGGCGGTTCAGCTCCACCGCGTACTCCAGCGGGAGCTCCTTGGCGATGGGCTCGATGAAGCCGCGGACCACCATGGTGGCCGCCGCGTCCTCGCTCAGGCCGCGCGACATGAGGTAGAAGAGCTGCTCGTCGCCGATCTTGCTGACGGTTGCCTCGTGGCCGATGCTGGCGTGCTCTTCCTCGATCTCGATGTACGGGTACGTGTCGGTGCGGGCCTGCTCGTCCAGCAGCAGCGCGTCGCACTCCACGTTGCTCTTCACGTGGTGTGCGCCCTTCTCCACCTTCAGCAGCCCGCGGTACGACGAGCGCCCGCTGCCCTTGCTGATGCTCTTGCTCACGATGCGCGAGCTGGTGTACGGCGCCATGTGGATGACCTTGCCGCCCGCGTCCTGGTGCTGCCCCTCGCCCGCATAGGCGATGGAGAGCACCTCGCCGCGCGCGCCCTCGCCCATGAGGTAGCACGACGGGTACTTCATGGTCAGCTTGCTGCCCAGGTTGCCGTCCACCCACTCCATGGTGCCGTTCTTGGCCACCATCGACCGCTGGGTCACCAGGTTGTACACGTTGTGCGACCAGTTCTGGATGGTCGTGTAGCGGCAGCGCCCGCCCTCCTTGACGATGATCTCGATCACGCCGGAGTGGAACGAGTCGTTGCTGTACGACGGCGCCGTGCAGCCTTCGATGTACTGCACCTCGGCGCCCTCGTCCACGATGATCATGGTGCGCTCGAACTGGCCCATGCTCTCCGCGTTGATGCGGAAGTAGGCCTGGAGCGGCATGTCCAGCTTCACGCCCTTGGGGATGTAGACGAACGACCCGCCGGACCAGACGGCGCTGTTCACGGCGGCGAACAGGTTGTCCTGGTAGGGCACCACCGTGCCGAAGTGCTCGCGCACGATGTCTTCGTGGTCGCGGAGGCCGTCGTCCATCCCCTTGAAGATGACGCCGGCGTCCTCCCACTCCTTC is part of the Longimicrobiaceae bacterium genome and encodes:
- the sufB gene encoding Fe-S cluster assembly protein SufB, giving the protein MPVNDSVAELGLDEYKYGFRDEENYLFKSRKGLDEDIVRHISAQKGEPEWMLKYRLKALKHALKRPWPTWGGDLSGLNFDEIFFYIRPSEKVGKTWDEVPEGIKNTFERLGIPEQERKILAGVGAQYESEVVYHSLKKEWEDAGVIFKGMDDGLRDHEDIVREHFGTVVPYQDNLFAAVNSAVWSGGSFVYIPKGVKLDMPLQAYFRINAESMGQFERTMIIVDEGAEVQYIEGCTAPSYSNDSFHSGVIEIIVKEGGRCRYTTIQNWSHNVYNLVTQRSMVAKNGTMEWVDGNLGSKLTMKYPSCYLMGEGARGEVLSIAYAGEGQHQDAGGKVIHMAPYTSSRIVSKSISKGSGRSSYRGLLKVEKGAHHVKSNVECDALLLDEQARTDTYPYIEIEEEHASIGHEATVSKIGDEQLFYLMSRGLSEDAAATMVVRGFIEPIAKELPLEYAVELNRLIELEMEGSVG